Proteins encoded together in one Microbacterium sp. zg-Y625 window:
- the metG gene encoding methionine--tRNA ligase: MTSGRSFYITTPIYYPSDVPHIGHGYTTVAVDTLARWHRQAGDDTWMLTGTDEHGQKMLRAAAANGVTPQQWVDKLVSESWFPLLETLDVANDDFIRTTQERHERNVQVFFQTLYDRGYIYAGEYEALYCVGCEEFKPESEIVDGTGAFEGLKVCAIHSKPLELLQEKNYFFKLSEFQDKLLELYKTVPDFLRPDSARNEVISFVKNGLKDLSISRSTFDWGIKVPWDESHVIYVWVDALLNYATAVGYGSDQEQFDRRWPAYHVVGKDILRFHAVIWPAMLMAAGLEVPRGVFAHGWLLVGGEKMSKSKLTGIAPTEITDVFGSDAYRFYFLSAIAFGQDGSFSWEDLSARYQAELANGFGNLASRTVAMIERYFEAIVPPAGGYTEADLHIQRTVADAATAADAAMERFRPDEAITAIWTIVDALNLYITENEPWALAKDDTQRERLGTVLYTAAEGLRALTVLLSPVMPHATGILWDALGAAATLGALQDQPIRDAGTWGQLPSGASVSGLAPLFPRVEQSA, from the coding sequence GTGACCTCAGGCCGTTCCTTCTACATCACGACGCCGATCTACTATCCGAGCGACGTGCCCCACATCGGCCACGGCTACACCACCGTGGCGGTGGACACGCTCGCGCGCTGGCACCGTCAGGCCGGCGACGACACCTGGATGCTCACGGGCACCGACGAGCACGGCCAGAAGATGCTGCGCGCCGCCGCCGCGAACGGCGTCACACCGCAGCAGTGGGTGGACAAGCTCGTCAGCGAGTCGTGGTTCCCGCTGCTGGAGACCCTCGACGTCGCCAACGACGACTTCATCCGCACGACGCAGGAGCGCCACGAGCGCAACGTGCAGGTCTTCTTCCAGACGCTGTACGACCGGGGATACATCTACGCCGGGGAGTACGAGGCGCTGTACTGCGTCGGCTGCGAGGAGTTCAAGCCGGAGTCCGAGATCGTCGACGGCACCGGGGCGTTCGAGGGCCTCAAGGTCTGCGCGATCCACTCCAAGCCGCTGGAGCTGCTGCAGGAGAAGAACTACTTCTTCAAGCTCAGCGAGTTCCAGGACAAGCTGCTCGAGCTCTACAAGACGGTCCCCGACTTCCTCCGCCCGGACTCGGCGCGCAACGAAGTCATCTCCTTCGTCAAGAACGGGCTCAAGGACCTCTCCATCTCGCGCTCCACGTTCGACTGGGGCATCAAGGTGCCGTGGGACGAGTCCCACGTCATCTACGTGTGGGTCGACGCGCTGCTGAACTACGCCACCGCCGTCGGCTACGGCAGCGACCAGGAACAGTTCGACCGGCGCTGGCCGGCTTACCACGTGGTGGGCAAGGACATCCTGCGGTTCCACGCCGTCATCTGGCCCGCCATGCTCATGGCCGCAGGCCTCGAGGTGCCGCGCGGCGTCTTCGCTCACGGCTGGCTGCTCGTCGGCGGCGAGAAGATGTCGAAGTCCAAGCTCACCGGCATCGCGCCCACCGAGATCACCGACGTGTTCGGCTCCGACGCCTACCGGTTCTACTTCCTCTCGGCCATCGCCTTCGGCCAGGACGGATCGTTCTCGTGGGAGGACCTCTCCGCCCGCTACCAGGCGGAGCTGGCCAACGGGTTCGGCAACCTCGCGTCGCGCACGGTCGCGATGATCGAGCGTTACTTCGAGGCCATCGTGCCGCCGGCGGGCGGATACACCGAGGCCGACCTGCACATCCAGCGCACCGTGGCGGATGCCGCGACGGCAGCGGATGCCGCCATGGAGCGCTTCCGCCCCGACGAGGCCATCACCGCCATCTGGACGATCGTCGACGCGCTGAACCTCTACATCACCGAGAACGAGCCGTGGGCGCTGGCGAAGGACGACACGCAGCGCGAGCGGCTGGGAACGGTGCTGTACACCGCCGCAGAAGGGCTGCGCGCCCTGACGGTGCTGCTCTCGCCGGTCATGCCGCACGCCACCGGCATCCTCTGGGACGCCCTCGGCGCCGCCGCCACCCTGGGTGCGCTGCAGGACCAGCCGATCCGCGACGCGGGGACCTGGGGGCAACTGCCGTCCGGCGCCTCGGTCAGCGGGCTCGCGCCGCTGTTCCCCCGCGTCGAACAGAGCGCATGA
- a CDS encoding LacI family DNA-binding transcriptional regulator, with the protein MGESSETRRRPTIRDVAAAAGVSRGTVSRVINGGHWVSPDARQAVEDAIARTGYTANHAARSLATGRSNSLAFLLTEPQHLLFSDPTFALLLRGATEALAQRSMTLVLLVADTPAERANVEHYVSAGHVDGVLLISSHESDPLLASLIEAGVPTVCTGVPLGYRAQVPTVSVDEVDSARTMTRYLMDRGHRRIALITGPDDTSGGRYRLVGFREEMGDRFDPDLVEQDVYSREAGEAAMTRLLQRAPDIDAVFAASDVMAVGAIAAARRAGRRVPEDLAVAGFDDSGLAETHEPPLTTMRQPWAEISSAMVEILIDVINGVPRTDLVLPTTLVVRGTA; encoded by the coding sequence GTGGGTGAGAGCAGCGAGACGCGCCGCCGGCCGACGATCCGAGACGTCGCGGCGGCGGCAGGAGTGTCGCGGGGCACCGTGTCGCGCGTGATCAACGGCGGCCATTGGGTGTCTCCCGATGCGCGACAGGCGGTCGAGGATGCCATCGCGCGCACCGGCTACACCGCCAACCACGCTGCCCGGAGCCTTGCGACGGGACGGTCCAATTCGCTGGCGTTCCTGCTGACCGAGCCGCAGCACCTGCTGTTCTCGGACCCGACGTTCGCCCTGCTGCTGCGCGGGGCGACCGAAGCGCTCGCCCAGCGCTCGATGACGCTCGTCCTGCTCGTCGCAGACACGCCCGCCGAGCGCGCGAACGTCGAGCACTACGTCAGCGCCGGGCACGTTGACGGGGTTCTGCTCATCTCATCGCACGAGTCCGATCCGCTCCTGGCCTCGCTCATCGAGGCGGGCGTGCCGACCGTCTGCACCGGCGTGCCGCTCGGATACCGCGCGCAGGTGCCCACGGTGTCCGTGGACGAGGTCGATTCGGCGCGGACGATGACCCGCTACCTGATGGACCGCGGCCACCGCAGGATCGCCCTCATCACCGGCCCCGATGACACGTCGGGCGGCCGCTACCGCCTGGTGGGCTTCCGCGAGGAGATGGGGGACCGGTTCGACCCGGACCTCGTCGAGCAGGACGTCTACTCCCGTGAGGCCGGAGAAGCGGCGATGACGCGGCTGCTGCAGCGCGCCCCCGACATCGATGCGGTGTTCGCGGCATCCGACGTCATGGCCGTGGGCGCGATCGCCGCCGCCCGCCGGGCCGGCCGCCGGGTGCCCGAAGATCTCGCCGTCGCCGGCTTCGACGACTCGGGATTGGCTGAGACCCACGAGCCGCCGCTGACCACGATGCGTCAGCCGTGGGCGGAGATCAGCAGCGCGATGGTGGAGATCCTCATCGACGTGATCAATGGCGTCCCCCGCACCGACCTGGTGCTGCCGACCACGCTCGTCGTGCGCGGCACCGCCTGA
- a CDS encoding ArsR/SmtB family transcription factor, with protein MDRYRRTINPFEAMAEPARRRIIEVLASGEHTAGQLAEAVGGEFAISRTAVSKHLRILRDAGFLDVRAEYQWRWYFLTRDGLERLEYAVEQLRQKMAGGLGWDTDLRDKRDPLGGPAFDGRPVLRKGPGREPARGRRGHQTSAPRASDPEAGLYPVLPVVGPMPPT; from the coding sequence ATGGACCGGTACCGGCGCACGATCAACCCCTTCGAAGCGATGGCCGAGCCTGCGCGGCGACGCATCATCGAAGTCCTTGCCAGCGGCGAGCACACCGCGGGGCAGCTCGCCGAGGCCGTGGGCGGCGAGTTCGCCATCTCGCGCACGGCTGTCTCGAAGCATCTCCGCATCCTCCGCGACGCCGGCTTCCTCGACGTGCGCGCAGAGTACCAATGGCGCTGGTACTTCCTGACCCGCGACGGGCTCGAGCGGCTGGAGTACGCCGTCGAACAGCTCCGGCAGAAGATGGCGGGCGGGCTGGGCTGGGACACCGATCTGCGTGACAAACGCGACCCCCTGGGCGGTCCGGCTTTCGACGGGCGACCCGTGCTGCGCAAAGGGCCGGGCCGCGAGCCTGCCCGTGGCCGGCGCGGACACCAGACCAGCGCGCCGCGGGCGAGCGACCCCGAAGCGGGCCTGTACCCGGTGCTGCCCGTGGTGGGACCGATGCCGCCCACGTAA
- a CDS encoding beta-galactosidase, translating to MTSTPRWPDIDGIAYGGDYSPEQWSPETWREDVALMREAGVNLVSIGIFSWALLETSEGVFDFSWLDEVVELLHANGIRIDMGTPTASPPAWFFANHPDARVITRDGVVMGFGSRGMASHSAPAYREAAVRIATELAKRYGQHPAVVLWHVHNEFGVPVGEDYSPHAVREWRLWLQRRYGSLDALNKAWGTAFWGQHYTDWEHVGAPAAAPSTVNPAQRLDYARFTDHQLRACFIAERDAIRAHSDRPVTTNFMANQHNGCDLWAWAREVDIVSDDHYLWAADEEGEIGLAIAADLTRSVGGGAPWILMEHSTSAVNWQPRNVAKRPGEMARNSLSHLGRGADGILFFQWRASRSGAEKFHSAMLPHAGTDSRVWREVVDLGAKLGRLGDVRGSRVHADVAILWDFESFWAQDLEWRPSEDVSHDERIRAYYERLWRDGITVDFALPGHDLSGYKLVIAPAQYMLSRTDADNLNRYVEAGGTLLVSFFSAVVDEHDAVHEGGFGAPLEPALGVRVEEHLPMREGATGAIDWNGTVVPVDVWQEDLVVTGAEVRATYVAGPAAGEPAVTRHAHGAGTGWYVSTRPDAAGLAAIMGAVYADAGLAPAQLPAGVEVIRRHGEHHDFVVAINHGPDAASIAVDGVDLLTGDEIKGMLNLTGGTAAVIRTEAQHTPH from the coding sequence ATGACCTCGACGCCGCGTTGGCCCGACATCGACGGCATCGCCTACGGCGGCGACTACAGCCCCGAGCAGTGGTCACCCGAGACCTGGCGCGAAGACGTCGCACTCATGCGCGAAGCGGGCGTGAATCTCGTCAGCATCGGCATCTTCTCGTGGGCGCTGCTGGAAACCAGCGAAGGGGTCTTCGACTTCAGCTGGCTCGACGAGGTCGTCGAGCTCCTGCACGCCAACGGCATCCGCATCGACATGGGCACGCCCACCGCGTCCCCGCCGGCCTGGTTCTTCGCGAACCACCCCGACGCGCGCGTCATCACCCGCGACGGCGTCGTCATGGGGTTCGGCTCCCGCGGCATGGCTTCGCACTCGGCGCCCGCTTACCGCGAGGCGGCCGTGCGCATCGCCACGGAGCTCGCCAAGCGCTACGGCCAGCACCCCGCCGTCGTGCTCTGGCACGTGCACAACGAGTTCGGCGTGCCGGTGGGCGAGGACTACTCCCCCCACGCGGTGCGCGAATGGCGCCTGTGGCTGCAGCGGCGCTACGGCTCGCTCGATGCGCTCAACAAGGCGTGGGGCACGGCGTTCTGGGGCCAGCACTACACCGACTGGGAGCACGTCGGCGCCCCGGCCGCGGCACCGTCGACGGTGAACCCCGCACAGCGCCTGGACTACGCGCGCTTCACCGACCACCAGCTGCGCGCCTGCTTCATCGCCGAGCGTGACGCGATCCGCGCGCACAGCGACCGTCCCGTCACGACGAACTTCATGGCCAACCAGCACAACGGCTGCGACCTGTGGGCGTGGGCGCGCGAAGTCGACATCGTCTCGGACGACCACTACCTGTGGGCCGCCGACGAAGAGGGCGAGATCGGCCTGGCCATCGCCGCCGACCTCACCCGGTCGGTGGGCGGCGGCGCGCCGTGGATCCTCATGGAGCACTCCACGTCGGCGGTCAACTGGCAGCCCCGCAACGTCGCCAAGCGCCCGGGCGAGATGGCCCGCAACTCGCTGTCGCACCTCGGCCGCGGCGCGGACGGCATCCTCTTCTTCCAGTGGCGAGCCTCGCGCTCCGGCGCCGAGAAGTTCCACTCCGCGATGCTCCCCCACGCCGGCACGGACTCCCGCGTCTGGCGCGAGGTCGTCGACCTCGGCGCGAAGCTCGGCAGGCTGGGCGACGTCCGCGGATCCCGCGTGCACGCGGACGTCGCGATCCTCTGGGACTTCGAGTCCTTCTGGGCGCAGGACCTCGAGTGGCGTCCGTCCGAGGACGTCAGCCACGACGAGCGCATCCGCGCGTACTACGAGCGGCTGTGGCGCGACGGCATCACGGTGGACTTCGCCCTCCCCGGCCACGACCTCTCCGGCTACAAGCTCGTCATCGCCCCCGCCCAGTACATGCTCAGCCGGACCGATGCCGACAATCTCAACCGGTACGTCGAGGCGGGCGGCACGCTGCTGGTGTCGTTCTTCTCCGCCGTCGTGGACGAGCACGACGCCGTGCACGAGGGCGGTTTCGGCGCGCCGCTCGAGCCGGCCCTCGGCGTGCGCGTCGAAGAGCACCTGCCGATGCGCGAGGGCGCGACCGGCGCCATCGACTGGAACGGCACCGTCGTCCCGGTGGACGTCTGGCAGGAGGACCTCGTCGTCACCGGCGCCGAGGTGCGCGCGACGTACGTCGCCGGACCGGCCGCGGGCGAACCCGCCGTCACCCGCCACGCGCACGGCGCCGGAACCGGGTGGTATGTCAGCACCCGTCCGGATGCCGCGGGGCTGGCTGCCATCATGGGCGCCGTCTACGCCGACGCGGGCCTGGCGCCCGCCCAGCTCCCCGCCGGCGTCGAGGTCATCCGCCGCCACGGCGAGCACCACGACTTCGTCGTCGCGATCAACCACGGACCGGATGCCGCATCGATCGCGGTGGACGGCGTGGATCTGCTCACGGGAGACGAGATC